A region of Candidatus Cloacimonadota bacterium DNA encodes the following proteins:
- a CDS encoding metalloregulator ArsR/SmtB family transcription factor → MQTFLRVMKALSDPNRVRALKLLEKQPLCVCEIQEILGIAQPTVSSHMKILEEAGLVAKERQATWVIYSLAEDSKSEYARTMINVLKDSLNEDVDLKKMVKSMSSCICRPI, encoded by the coding sequence ATGCAAACCTTCCTGCGAGTCATGAAAGCCCTGTCGGATCCCAACCGGGTCCGAGCGCTTAAGCTGCTCGAGAAACAGCCTCTTTGCGTGTGCGAGATTCAAGAGATTCTGGGCATAGCCCAGCCAACGGTGTCCAGCCACATGAAAATCCTTGAAGAAGCTGGTTTGGTAGCAAAAGAGCGGCAGGCAACGTGGGTTATTTACAGCTTGGCTGAAGACAGCAAATCAGAATATGCTCGAACCATGATAAACGTATTGAAAGATTCGCTCAATGAAGATGTCGATTTGAAAAAAATGGTGAAATCGATGTCAAGTTGTATCTGCCGTCCAATATAA
- a CDS encoding thioredoxin family protein, with translation MEIKICGPGCASCEKTQQVVEAALAAKGITAKIIKVDDFQEFLKLGVFSTPAVVIDGQVKCIGRVPKQAEVEKWIG, from the coding sequence ATGGAAATTAAAATTTGCGGTCCTGGATGTGCTTCCTGCGAGAAGACTCAGCAGGTCGTCGAGGCGGCTCTCGCTGCGAAAGGTATCACTGCAAAGATCATCAAGGTAGATGACTTTCAAGAGTTCCTCAAACTCGGCGTTTTTTCAACCCCCGCTGTTGTTATCGATGGTCAAGTTAAGTGCATTGGTCGGGTACCGAAGCAGGCTGAAGTGGAAAAATGGATCGGCTGA
- a CDS encoding MarR family transcriptional regulator: MNYSMISELSRSLLEIVWHFGPKGLNGECCDNLTMPEFIALDKVSSTKDCPVQDIGISLGFTKSGATRVVNRLEKKGYVKKIKSHDDARFCCVDITEKGELVLKSTDSRYLEKIHELVAKMPPQIATEVVPVLLTMAKSLKG, encoded by the coding sequence GTGAACTACTCAATGATTTCAGAACTCAGCCGATCGCTCCTTGAGATCGTCTGGCACTTTGGTCCAAAAGGCTTGAACGGTGAGTGCTGCGATAACCTCACGATGCCGGAGTTTATCGCCCTGGACAAAGTCTCGAGCACCAAGGATTGCCCCGTGCAGGATATTGGGATTTCCTTGGGATTCACCAAGAGCGGCGCAACCAGGGTCGTCAATCGTTTAGAGAAGAAAGGTTATGTGAAAAAAATCAAATCCCATGATGACGCCCGATTCTGCTGCGTAGACATCACAGAGAAAGGCGAACTGGTGCTGAAATCTACAGACTCCCGCTATCTCGAAAAGATACATGAACTCGTAGCGAAGATGCCTCCTCAGATCGCTACGGAGGTCGTGCCGGTTTTGCTGACCATGGCAAAATCCTTGAAAGGGTAA
- a CDS encoding arsenite methyltransferase, translating into MLKNNEIRQAVHDLYSQAANNGCGGSTCCSGSKPELAEHMGYSPDELKAVPTGANLGFGCGNPQAIAALKSGETVLDLGSGAGFDCFLAARQVGESGQVIGVDMTPEMLSKARANASNNGFLNVEFRLGEIEHLPVADNSIDVIISNCVINLSTDKPRVFEEAFRVLKPGGRLALSDIVALSELPEHLRDDLSLHAECMAGATPVAELAKMLQTAGFENVRIAPKDKSKNILEKWTKNKSLHEIIVSAAIEAIKPKF; encoded by the coding sequence ATGTTGAAAAATAATGAAATCCGACAAGCGGTCCATGATCTGTATAGCCAAGCGGCCAATAATGGGTGTGGTGGATCGACCTGTTGCAGTGGCTCGAAACCAGAACTCGCTGAACATATGGGCTACAGTCCTGATGAATTGAAAGCGGTTCCCACTGGCGCCAATTTGGGTTTTGGCTGCGGAAACCCTCAGGCTATTGCGGCCCTGAAGTCTGGTGAAACGGTGCTGGATCTCGGCAGTGGGGCGGGATTTGACTGTTTTCTGGCGGCCAGACAAGTTGGTGAGAGCGGACAAGTGATCGGTGTGGACATGACCCCGGAGATGTTGTCCAAGGCCCGGGCTAACGCAAGCAACAATGGTTTTCTCAACGTCGAGTTTCGCTTGGGAGAGATTGAGCATTTACCGGTTGCTGACAACTCCATTGATGTCATTATTTCGAATTGTGTCATCAATCTGTCAACAGACAAGCCTCGTGTCTTTGAGGAGGCATTCCGTGTCCTGAAACCTGGCGGTCGCCTCGCCCTTTCCGATATTGTTGCCCTCTCCGAGTTGCCTGAACATTTACGGGACGACTTGTCATTACATGCGGAGTGTATGGCCGGAGCAACACCTGTTGCAGAGTTAGCGAAAATGCTCCAAACTGCAGGATTCGAAAATGTTCGAATAGCTCCAAAGGATAAAAGTAAAAATATTCTGGAAAAGTGGACAAAAAATAAATCTTTACAT